In a genomic window of Nostoc sp. UHCC 0870:
- a CDS encoding Uma2 family endonuclease — protein sequence MTVAKPSLLTLDEFLNLPETKPASEYIDGEIIQKPMPKTRHSRLQAKLITGVNEVAEASQIAYAFPELRCTFGGRSIVPDVAILRWEHINFDDNGEPVDDVLVAPDWTIEILSPDQSSNRVTGNILHCLKYGCQLGWLIEPSDRSILVFQPQQQPELLRGTDDLLVLPEIELKLTVAEVFAWLKMGSYEC from the coding sequence ATGACTGTTGCCAAACCCTCATTGCTAACACTGGATGAGTTTCTCAATCTTCCAGAAACAAAGCCTGCTAGTGAATATATTGACGGTGAAATTATTCAAAAGCCAATGCCTAAAACTCGGCACTCACGACTTCAAGCTAAGTTGATTACAGGAGTGAATGAAGTCGCGGAAGCAAGCCAGATTGCTTATGCTTTCCCGGAATTGCGTTGTACTTTTGGAGGTCGTTCAATTGTTCCTGATGTGGCTATTCTGCGTTGGGAACACATTAATTTTGATGACAATGGAGAACCTGTAGATGATGTGTTGGTTGCTCCCGATTGGACTATTGAAATTCTTTCACCAGACCAAAGTTCTAACAGGGTGACTGGCAACATCTTGCATTGTCTGAAATATGGTTGTCAACTAGGATGGCTAATTGAACCAAGCGATCGCTCAATTCTCGTCTTTCAGCCACAACAACAACCAGAACTACTGCGTGGTACAGACGATTTATTGGTCTTACCTGAAATTGAACTGAAATTAACAGTGGCGGAAGTCTTCGCTTGGCTAAAGATGGGAAGTTATGAGTGCTGA
- a CDS encoding DUF433 domain-containing protein translates to MNYKDIITIEPGKRSGKPCIRGMRITVYDILEYLAGGMTETEILEDFSELTSEDIKACLAFAADRERKLFVASQ, encoded by the coding sequence ATGAACTACAAAGATATCATCACAATTGAACCTGGAAAACGTAGTGGTAAACCTTGCATTCGAGGAATGCGAATTACGGTGTATGACATTTTGGAATATTTAGCTGGTGGGATGACAGAGACAGAAATTTTAGAAGACTTTTCTGAACTTACATCTGAAGATATCAAAGCTTGTTTGGCTTTTGCTGCTGACCGAGAGAGAAAATTATTTGTAGCATCCCAGTGA
- a CDS encoding TetR family transcriptional regulator: protein MKSQSLSTRQRLIQAALELFTAQGVSATTTRQIAEKAAVNEVTLFRNFGNKHGLLLAVLEESAAFTNLGESLISRATPPGDVYQALKDYASDTLQALERMPELVRSVVGEADQFPAENRRALGRGLTEANRYVAEYLVTVIQQGDLNTYLPAEKLASLLNGMILGYAVIEFTSEFHELWESRDDFLENLVELFLRGAMSSVTSSLLTPYKTQEIADLPAVLVHEILRQAKRSGVQDFAIAYLLFATGLSPQEIVDLQRNHQIYDPQSHLLQITTPGYVRQVPVNQWILGKRYGSYTNNPLIKWLKSRKDTQAAMFLDATGQPIEKSKVLEYWQTWTQQLLTPPGKPPEIAQAQHTWRVEMLMRGVSLENLSILTGCDRAQLQAYAHRAREKAALEQATRLDQKPG, encoded by the coding sequence ATGAAATCTCAATCTTTGTCTACACGTCAACGTTTGATTCAGGCAGCTCTAGAGTTGTTTACGGCTCAAGGGGTTAGTGCTACGACAACGCGCCAAATTGCGGAAAAAGCAGCAGTTAACGAAGTCACCTTATTCCGTAATTTTGGGAATAAACATGGATTATTGTTAGCTGTACTAGAAGAATCGGCAGCTTTTACAAATTTAGGTGAATCCCTAATTAGCCGTGCTACTCCTCCAGGTGATGTTTACCAAGCCTTGAAAGATTATGCAAGTGACACTTTGCAGGCTTTGGAAAGAATGCCGGAATTAGTGCGGTCTGTGGTAGGAGAAGCTGATCAATTTCCGGCTGAAAATCGTCGTGCTTTGGGAAGAGGATTAACAGAGGCTAACCGCTATGTTGCCGAATACTTAGTTACTGTAATTCAACAGGGGGACTTAAACACCTATCTCCCAGCAGAAAAATTAGCTAGCTTGCTTAATGGCATGATTCTGGGATATGCAGTGATTGAATTTACCAGCGAATTTCATGAACTGTGGGAAAGTCGGGATGATTTTCTAGAGAATTTAGTAGAGTTATTTCTGCGTGGTGCTATGTCATCAGTTACAAGCAGCTTACTAACACCCTACAAGACCCAGGAAATAGCTGATTTACCTGCTGTGTTAGTTCACGAAATTCTCAGACAAGCCAAAAGGTCGGGAGTACAAGATTTTGCGATCGCTTATTTATTATTTGCGACTGGTTTATCCCCCCAAGAAATAGTCGATTTGCAGCGCAATCACCAAATTTATGATCCTCAAAGTCACTTACTGCAAATTACCACCCCTGGGTATGTTCGACAAGTACCTGTCAATCAGTGGATTTTAGGAAAACGCTATGGTTCTTATACCAACAATCCGTTAATTAAATGGCTGAAAAGTCGTAAAGATACTCAGGCTGCGATGTTTCTGGATGCAACAGGTCAACCCATTGAGAAATCTAAGGTGTTGGAATATTGGCAAACATGGACTCAACAATTGTTAACTCCCCCAGGAAAACCACCAGAAATCGCCCAAGCGCAACATACCTGGCGCGTAGAAATGTTAATGCGTGGGGTCAGTCTAGAAAATTTGAGTATTCTTACAGGTTGCGATCGCGCTCAACTACAAGCTTACGCCCATAGAGCCAGAGAAAAAGCAGCGTTAGAGCAAGCAACTCGTTTAGATCAAAAGCCTGGGTAG
- a CDS encoding CHAT domain-containing protein: protein MDKIRILFLSSDPSDAGRLRLGQELREIREKLQLSKQRDMFQLESREAVRPRDITQAIFDVKPQIVHFSGHGMSTGELCFENITGTVQPVAPSALSSLFELVSTHVQCVVLNACHSESQAKAIADHIPCVIGMNQAIGDSAAIAFSVGFYRALGDGRSFEDSYMFGRTEIQLEGISEDLTPVVYAKKVEDSKDSYVVSSATKDSFIYTPITIKQDRSLFLELLKDFPPTGRGARFLQEQDLGSPIHSKDLEHIDHFLNSWADVMHEFLNTELEKKRQNLMIILSDFRWELSMNIWPVGSGDFFSMCLNDFEVREDRFEARDRLHKMVREAFDLYEDLLRCCRIMLGAVDDE from the coding sequence ATGGATAAAATTAGAATTCTATTTCTGTCATCTGATCCTAGCGATGCTGGTCGTTTGCGTTTAGGTCAAGAATTACGAGAGATACGTGAGAAACTACAACTCTCGAAGCAAAGAGATATGTTCCAACTGGAGTCTCGCGAAGCCGTGCGTCCAAGAGATATAACTCAAGCAATTTTTGATGTCAAGCCGCAAATTGTTCACTTTTCAGGGCATGGAATGAGTACAGGTGAACTATGCTTTGAAAATATCACAGGAACTGTTCAACCTGTTGCTCCTTCAGCACTTAGCAGTCTGTTCGAGCTAGTATCAACACACGTTCAATGTGTAGTTTTGAATGCTTGTCACTCAGAGAGCCAAGCAAAAGCTATTGCCGATCATATTCCCTGCGTTATCGGCATGAATCAAGCTATTGGAGATAGTGCTGCAATTGCATTCTCTGTTGGTTTTTATAGAGCCTTAGGAGATGGTCGTTCTTTTGAAGACTCTTATATGTTTGGTCGTACAGAAATTCAGTTAGAAGGTATTTCTGAAGATTTAACTCCAGTTGTCTATGCAAAGAAAGTAGAGGATAGCAAAGATAGTTATGTTGTATCTTCTGCAACTAAAGACAGCTTTATTTATACGCCTATTACTATAAAGCAAGACCGGAGTTTGTTTCTTGAATTATTGAAAGATTTCCCTCCTACGGGAAGAGGTGCAAGATTTTTACAAGAACAGGACTTAGGAAGCCCTATTCACAGCAAAGATTTAGAACATATTGATCATTTTCTTAATAGTTGGGCAGATGTAATGCACGAGTTTTTAAATACTGAACTGGAGAAAAAGAGACAAAACCTTATGATTATTCTCAGCGATTTTCGATGGGAATTAAGTATGAACATTTGGCCAGTTGGAAGTGGTGATTTTTTCTCTATGTGTCTTAATGACTTTGAAGTTCGAGAAGATCGTTTTGAGGCAAGAGATAGACTTCATAAGATGGTTAGGGAAGCTTTTGATTTGTACGAAGATTTGCTGCGCTGTTGCAGAATAATGCTTGGTGCTGTTGATGATGAATAA
- a CDS encoding NUDIX hydrolase encodes MSRKVNKVLKQSGVIPYRVRNGRVEVLLVTTRDRQRWVMPKGGIVNGMTPPASAAKEAWEEAGVIGQVDDNKLGTYKYRKRGKIYCVKMYLLPVDIVSSNYPEASTRYRRWLDAKQAMKLIKKSPLKRILKGIIQAKSQACA; translated from the coding sequence ATGAGCCGAAAAGTGAACAAAGTGCTGAAACAGTCGGGTGTAATCCCCTATCGAGTCAGAAATGGTAGGGTGGAAGTCTTACTAGTGACAACGCGCGATCGCCAGCGTTGGGTCATGCCCAAAGGTGGTATCGTCAACGGTATGACTCCGCCTGCTTCAGCTGCTAAAGAAGCCTGGGAAGAAGCAGGCGTAATTGGGCAGGTAGATGATAATAAATTAGGTACTTATAAATATCGCAAACGAGGCAAAATTTACTGCGTGAAGATGTATTTATTGCCAGTTGACATAGTTAGTAGTAATTATCCAGAAGCTAGTACAAGATATCGACGCTGGTTAGATGCTAAACAAGCCATGAAGTTAATCAAGAAATCTCCTCTAAAACGTATCTTAAAAGGCATCATCCAGGCAAAATCACAAGCTTGTGCATAA
- a CDS encoding DUF5615 family PIN-like protein, translating to MKLLLDENISDRIIPQIADIYPNSTHVKLLELTQSDDLLIWEYAKAHDFVIVSKDSDFHQRSLVYGHPPKFIYLRVGNCSTAKIVQILRENYTTISIFGNAEQESILVLT from the coding sequence GTGAAACTACTTTTAGACGAAAATATTTCTGACAGAATTATTCCTCAAATTGCGGATATTTATCCGAATTCAACACACGTAAAATTACTCGAACTTACCCAAAGTGATGATTTGCTGATTTGGGAATATGCCAAAGCTCATGATTTTGTGATTGTTTCCAAGGATTCTGATTTTCATCAGCGTAGTCTTGTCTACGGTCATCCGCCAAAATTTATCTATCTCCGTGTCGGTAACTGCTCCACTGCCAAAATTGTGCAAATCTTACGGGAAAATTACACCACAATTAGCATTTTTGGCAATGCAGAGCAAGAAAGTATTCTAGTATTAACATGA
- a CDS encoding ribonuclease D, giving the protein MPYLSDASAIHAIVADYTQATTLWIDTEVAEYKSRNPRLSLIQVLDDPHDMSGDRVYLLDVLNQPDVVAEFIELIMLNPVIEKVFHNASYDLKFLGNKQAKNITCTLELAKKIPYYILPLPNYQLKTLATNLCNFNYIDKQAQSSNWGIRPLSEEQIEYAYLDCIYLAQIHQRLLELQLASNPEPISEDLTVLGTQLSQIEEQWKLLNSEYEHLKDRLKTAMQAQNVAETAFCKLTSYERKVVKVQFTELARLVQNQEISLDFPVTLTQKLQKDLGENLEQLSVDIEISNSVRLTPKKTEDDEDDT; this is encoded by the coding sequence ATGCCATACTTGAGTGATGCGAGTGCAATTCATGCCATAGTTGCTGACTATACTCAAGCTACTACTCTATGGATAGATACCGAAGTAGCAGAATATAAAAGCCGTAATCCTAGACTATCGCTGATTCAAGTCTTAGATGATCCTCACGATATGAGTGGCGATCGCGTTTACCTTTTAGATGTCCTCAATCAACCTGATGTAGTAGCTGAATTTATTGAGCTAATTATGCTCAACCCAGTTATAGAAAAAGTGTTTCACAATGCTAGTTATGATTTAAAATTTCTTGGCAATAAACAAGCTAAAAATATCACTTGCACTTTGGAATTAGCCAAAAAAATTCCTTACTATATTTTACCATTACCTAATTACCAATTAAAAACATTAGCTACAAATTTATGTAATTTTAACTATATCGATAAACAAGCACAAAGTAGCAATTGGGGAATCAGACCCCTCAGTGAAGAACAAATTGAATATGCTTATTTGGACTGTATTTATCTTGCTCAAATACATCAACGTTTGTTAGAATTGCAATTAGCAAGTAATCCAGAGCCAATCTCAGAAGATTTAACAGTTCTTGGTACACAGTTAAGCCAAATTGAAGAACAATGGAAGCTGTTAAACTCTGAATATGAGCATCTAAAAGACCGACTAAAAACAGCTATGCAAGCTCAAAATGTAGCCGAAACTGCTTTTTGTAAACTAACCAGTTATGAGCGTAAAGTTGTGAAAGTGCAGTTTACAGAACTTGCTAGATTAGTACAAAATCAAGAAATTAGTTTAGATTTTCCGGTTACTCTCACTCAGAAGCTGCAAAAAGATTTAGGGGAGAATCTAGAACAGTTATCTGTAGATATCGAAATAAGTAACTCTGTACGGCTGAC
- a CDS encoding XisI protein — MAVEQYRQYIRHLLSERQKRAARQRNAEEYEVQTIFDEQQDHYQLLYVGWRGNKRDFGCILHLDIKDGKIWIQHDGTEEGIANRLVEMGVPKQDIILAFHEPYVRQFTEFGT; from the coding sequence ATGGCTGTAGAACAATATCGGCAATATATTCGACATCTTCTTTCCGAACGGCAAAAACGAGCCGCAAGGCAACGAAACGCCGAAGAATATGAAGTACAGACAATTTTCGACGAACAACAAGACCACTATCAATTACTTTATGTCGGCTGGCGGGGAAATAAACGCGATTTTGGCTGTATTTTACATCTTGATATTAAAGATGGGAAAATTTGGATTCAGCATGATGGTACTGAAGAAGGAATTGCCAATCGATTGGTAGAAATGGGAGTACCTAAGCAAGATATTATTTTGGCGTTTCACGAACCTTATGTACGTCAATTTACTGAGTTTGGAACTTGA
- the argZ gene encoding bifunctional arginine dihydrolase/ornithine cyclodeaminase, with amino-acid sequence MTSRIRFLMCAPDHYDVDYVINPWMEGNIHKSSRDRAVEQWQGLHQILKEHAIVDLVTPEKGWPDMVFTANAGLVLGKNVVLSRFLHKERQGEEPYFKQWFEGNGYTVYELPKDLPFEGAGDALLDREGRWLWAGYGFRSELDSHPYLAKWLDIDVLSLRLIDERFYHLDTCFCPLANGYLLYYPGAFDSYSNRLIEMRVAAEKRIAIAEADAVNFACNAVNVDSIVIMNKASEGLKSRLASVDFRVLETPLKEFLKAGGAAKCLTLRVTEPVQAEVHANVSVESRIIRLEGHLLDSGLINRALDLIVDTGGSFQVLNFNLGEQRQSTSAAEVKVSAPSHEVMEEIISLLIDLGAVDLPQDERDVKLAPVIQDGVAPDDFYVSTIYPTEVRINGQWVKVENQRMDGAIAITQSPNGLLARCKILRDLEVGEQVVVDVQGIRTIRKTESREQRNAQEFSFMSSGVSSERRVELVVEQVAWELRKIRDAGGKVVVTAGPVVIHTGGGEHLSQLIREGYVQALLGGNAIAVHDMEQNMMGTSLGMDMKRGVAVRGGHRHHLKVINIIRRYGSIAKAVEAGIIHSGVMYECVRNQIPFVLAGSIRDDGPLPDTQMDLIKAQEEYAKQLEGAEMILMLSSMLHSIGVGNMTPAGVKMVCVDINPAVVTKLSDRGSVESVGVVTDVGLFLSLLIQQLDKLTSPYISKVG; translated from the coding sequence ATGACTTCCCGGATTCGTTTTTTGATGTGCGCTCCTGACCACTACGATGTGGACTATGTGATTAATCCTTGGATGGAAGGAAATATTCACAAATCATCACGCGATCGCGCCGTTGAACAGTGGCAAGGGCTACACCAAATTCTCAAAGAACACGCAATTGTCGATTTGGTAACACCCGAAAAAGGTTGGCCAGATATGGTTTTTACTGCCAATGCTGGTTTAGTGTTGGGTAAGAACGTCGTTCTCAGTCGCTTTTTACACAAAGAGCGTCAAGGAGAAGAACCATATTTTAAACAGTGGTTTGAAGGTAATGGTTACACCGTTTATGAATTACCTAAAGACTTACCTTTTGAAGGTGCAGGTGATGCACTTTTAGATAGAGAAGGGCGTTGGTTATGGGCGGGTTACGGTTTCCGCTCCGAATTAGATTCTCATCCATATCTAGCTAAATGGCTGGATATTGATGTGTTATCCCTGCGGTTAATCGATGAGCGTTTTTATCATTTAGATACTTGTTTTTGTCCCTTAGCAAATGGCTATTTGCTATATTATCCCGGCGCGTTTGATTCCTACTCCAACCGCTTAATTGAAATGCGCGTTGCAGCAGAAAAGCGCATCGCCATAGCTGAAGCGGATGCTGTTAACTTTGCTTGTAATGCGGTGAATGTAGACAGCATCGTGATTATGAACAAAGCTAGCGAGGGGTTAAAGTCTCGCCTCGCATCTGTTGATTTCCGAGTTTTAGAAACACCACTCAAGGAATTTCTCAAAGCAGGTGGTGCAGCGAAATGTCTTACCTTGCGCGTTACAGAACCTGTACAGGCTGAAGTTCACGCTAACGTATCAGTCGAAAGTCGGATTATTCGTTTAGAGGGTCATTTGCTTGACTCTGGCTTAATTAACCGCGCTTTGGATTTGATTGTCGATACTGGCGGTAGTTTCCAGGTTCTGAACTTCAACTTGGGAGAACAACGGCAAAGTACCTCCGCAGCTGAGGTGAAGGTGTCCGCACCTTCTCACGAGGTAATGGAGGAAATCATCTCCCTGTTGATTGATTTAGGTGCAGTAGACCTACCACAAGATGAGCGAGATGTCAAGCTTGCGCCTGTGATTCAGGATGGTGTCGCACCTGATGATTTCTACGTAAGTACAATTTATCCTACCGAAGTTAGGATTAATGGGCAGTGGGTGAAGGTAGAAAATCAGCGCATGGACGGCGCGATCGCAATTACTCAAAGTCCCAATGGTCTACTAGCACGGTGTAAAATACTCCGTGACCTCGAAGTAGGTGAACAGGTAGTAGTTGACGTGCAAGGTATCCGCACCATCCGCAAAACCGAATCACGGGAACAACGCAACGCCCAAGAATTCAGCTTTATGTCGTCTGGAGTTTCCAGTGAACGGCGGGTGGAATTGGTGGTGGAACAAGTCGCTTGGGAATTGCGAAAAATTCGTGATGCTGGGGGTAAAGTAGTTGTCACGGCTGGCCCTGTGGTCATTCACACAGGCGGCGGTGAACATCTATCACAGCTAATTCGGGAAGGATATGTACAGGCTCTGCTGGGTGGAAATGCGATCGCAGTCCACGACATGGAGCAAAATATGATGGGTACATCCCTGGGTATGGATATGAAGCGGGGTGTCGCCGTTCGTGGTGGACACCGCCATCACCTCAAGGTCATTAATATCATTCGTCGTTATGGCAGCATTGCCAAGGCTGTAGAGGCGGGGATAATTCATAGCGGCGTGATGTATGAGTGCGTCCGTAATCAAATACCTTTCGTCCTTGCTGGTTCAATTCGGGATGACGGCCCCTTACCTGATACCCAAATGGACTTAATCAAAGCACAGGAGGAATACGCCAAACAATTGGAAGGTGCGGAGATGATTTTAATGCTGTCATCAATGCTACATTCCATTGGGGTAGGGAATATGACACCCGCCGGCGTGAAAATGGTCTGTGTAGATATTAACCCGGCTGTGGTGACAAAATTGAGCGATCGCGGTTCAGTTGAATCAGTGGGTGTAGTTACAGATGTAGGATTATTCCTGAGTCTGTTAATTCAACAGTTAGATAAGTTGACAAGTCCCTACATTTCTAAGGTAGGTTAA
- a CDS encoding GNAT family N-acetyltransferase, which yields MTELSVSVEDNPDPQDIRAVISKILEYNNNSQHNEDIAYPLSVFIRDAQGEIVGGLIGKTHWGWLFVSHLWVAETLRGQGYGQQLLLKAEVVAKQRSCSHVYLDTFSFQALGFYERLGYQIFGVLKDYPPGHQRYFLQKQI from the coding sequence ATGACTGAGTTAAGCGTCTCTGTAGAGGATAATCCTGATCCCCAAGATATTCGGGCTGTAATTAGCAAAATTCTGGAATATAACAACAATAGTCAACACAATGAAGACATTGCTTATCCCCTCAGCGTTTTCATTCGGGATGCTCAAGGTGAAATTGTTGGCGGTCTAATTGGGAAAACACACTGGGGATGGTTGTTTGTTTCTCACTTGTGGGTAGCTGAAACCCTAAGAGGTCAAGGCTATGGACAGCAACTTTTACTGAAGGCTGAAGTAGTAGCTAAACAACGGAGTTGTAGTCATGTTTACTTAGATACATTTAGCTTTCAAGCCTTGGGTTTTTATGAACGTTTGGGCTATCAAATTTTTGGTGTCCTGAAAGATTATCCCCCAGGACATCAGCGATATTTTTTACAAAAACAAATTTAA
- a CDS encoding XisH family protein — translation MAKDRFHNIVRNALEKEGWKITADPYEINVDDVDFEIDLAAEQLLAAEQEGKKIAVEIKSFISPSNVSEFHTALGQFLNYRDALDKIEPERLLYLAVRVPVYESFFQRRFIASAVVKYQLRLMIYDVQEEVIRQWL, via the coding sequence ATGGCAAAAGATAGATTTCATAATATCGTCAGAAATGCTTTAGAAAAAGAAGGCTGGAAGATTACGGCTGATCCTTATGAAATTAATGTGGATGATGTAGATTTTGAGATTGATTTAGCAGCAGAGCAACTGTTAGCCGCAGAGCAAGAAGGCAAAAAAATTGCAGTAGAGATTAAAAGTTTTATTAGTCCATCAAATGTTTCAGAATTTCATACTGCCTTGGGACAGTTTTTAAACTATCGGGATGCGTTAGATAAGATTGAACCCGAACGTCTACTTTATTTAGCGGTGCGCGTCCCAGTTTATGAAAGTTTTTTTCAACGGAGATTTATTGCCTCAGCAGTTGTCAAATATCAATTGCGATTGATGATTTACGATGTACAAGAAGAGGTGATTCGTCAATGGCTGTAG
- a CDS encoding DUF2085 domain-containing protein yields MVRVALTKELQINWVSFIADFMLAGMVFGPPIAPFLAASGVWLLGGIADIIYFMGNHVCPQPEMGLDLAPPFIMAVCMRCYGTVTGLLITRLLYAVTGGKGFYWLSQYGWNGAALASVLMMAYPVELAAQIFGLWDFNNYLVTPFGLITGLAWGLFTMPILHGWQRH; encoded by the coding sequence ATGGTCAGAGTAGCTTTAACAAAAGAGTTGCAGATTAACTGGGTTAGCTTCATTGCTGACTTCATGCTAGCGGGGATGGTTTTTGGCCCTCCCATCGCTCCTTTTCTAGCTGCGTCTGGAGTCTGGTTGCTTGGGGGTATTGCGGACATCATTTATTTCATGGGTAATCATGTATGTCCGCAACCAGAGATGGGCTTAGATTTAGCACCCCCATTTATTATGGCTGTGTGTATGCGCTGTTATGGTACTGTTACAGGGTTACTAATTACCCGCCTGCTATATGCTGTGACTGGTGGTAAAGGATTTTATTGGCTCAGTCAGTACGGCTGGAATGGTGCGGCGTTAGCTAGCGTGTTAATGATGGCGTATCCTGTGGAATTAGCAGCGCAAATTTTTGGTCTATGGGATTTTAATAATTATTTAGTTACACCCTTTGGATTAATTACAGGTTTGGCTTGGGGTTTGTTTACAATGCCGATTTTGCATGGTTGGCAGCGTCATTAA
- a CDS encoding serine/threonine protein kinase — MNEHIHRLIESIHQELLPELQVESVNPHDPVEVRYLPHPWQLIGRGNYAVVVCHPEYQELVVKIYAPGRPGFAEEVEVYRRLGSHPAFSECLYAKDGCLILKRLYGVTLYDCIPRGLRIPKQVIKDIDKALDYARQRGLYPHDVHGRNVMMYEGRGLVVDISDFLDQEKCSKWDNLKRAYYWLYRPILSPLRLKIPYFILDGVRKTYRFFTLLKNRKQKSVPLLP; from the coding sequence ATGAATGAGCATATACATCGACTGATTGAAAGTATTCATCAAGAGTTACTACCTGAGTTGCAAGTCGAAAGCGTCAATCCCCACGATCCCGTAGAAGTTCGCTATCTTCCCCATCCTTGGCAATTGATTGGTAGAGGTAACTATGCGGTGGTGGTTTGTCACCCTGAATACCAAGAGTTGGTAGTCAAGATTTACGCACCTGGAAGACCAGGATTTGCAGAAGAGGTGGAAGTATATCGTCGTCTCGGTTCTCACCCAGCATTTTCGGAATGTCTATATGCAAAAGATGGCTGTTTAATCCTGAAGCGATTATATGGGGTGACTCTATACGACTGCATCCCACGGGGTTTGCGTATCCCTAAACAGGTGATAAAAGATATAGATAAGGCTTTAGATTATGCGCGTCAGCGTGGACTTTACCCCCATGATGTTCACGGTCGCAATGTGATGATGTATGAAGGTAGAGGTTTAGTAGTAGATATTTCTGACTTTCTTGATCAGGAGAAGTGTTCTAAATGGGATAATCTCAAGAGAGCTTATTACTGGTTATATCGTCCCATCCTTTCACCACTACGGCTGAAGATTCCTTACTTTATACTGGATGGTGTCCGCAAAACTTATCGCTTCTTTACTTTATTAAAGAATAGAAAACAGAAATCAGTTCCCCTACTTCCCTAA
- a CDS encoding acyl-CoA desaturase, which yields MTAKNLAFASEGKDSLRLRWINVAFFGTIHALAFLAPWFFSWSALGLLLFLHWLFGSIGICLGYHRLLSHKSFQVPKWLEYAIAIIGALALQGGPIFWIGGHRQHHAHTEDISLDPYSAKRGFWWSHMLWILYPRSEFFDYEIYKKYAPDLARQPFYRWLDRYFLLLQIPMGLLLYALGGWPFVIYGMFLRAVLLWHSTWFVNSATHMWGYRTFDADDNARNLWWVSIVTYGEGWHNNHHTYPHVAKAGFKWWEIDVTWWSIKLLQTLGLAKKVILPPSLSKTQG from the coding sequence ATGACCGCAAAAAATCTGGCATTCGCCTCTGAGGGAAAAGATTCACTGCGTCTCAGGTGGATAAATGTGGCATTTTTTGGCACAATTCATGCCTTAGCGTTTTTAGCCCCTTGGTTTTTCTCTTGGTCAGCACTTGGGTTGCTGTTGTTTCTGCACTGGTTATTTGGCAGCATTGGCATATGTTTGGGATATCACAGATTACTCAGCCATAAGAGTTTTCAAGTACCCAAATGGTTAGAATATGCGATCGCCATCATCGGTGCTTTGGCTCTCCAAGGAGGCCCAATTTTTTGGATTGGAGGACATCGCCAGCACCACGCCCACACCGAAGATATCAGCTTAGATCCATACTCTGCCAAGCGGGGCTTTTGGTGGAGTCATATGTTGTGGATCTTATATCCCCGCTCCGAGTTTTTTGATTATGAAATCTATAAAAAATACGCCCCTGATTTAGCAAGACAACCTTTCTATCGCTGGTTAGATCGCTATTTTCTCCTCTTGCAAATTCCTATGGGATTATTGCTGTACGCTTTGGGCGGATGGCCTTTTGTCATCTACGGTATGTTTCTCAGAGCCGTATTACTTTGGCACTCCACCTGGTTCGTCAACTCTGCAACCCATATGTGGGGTTATCGCACCTTTGACGCTGATGATAATGCGCGTAATCTCTGGTGGGTTTCTATCGTTACCTACGGCGAAGGCTGGCACAACAACCATCACACTTACCCCCACGTAGCTAAAGCCGGTTTCAAATGGTGGGAGATTGATGTTACTTGGTGGAGCATTAAACTTTTACAAACTTTAGGTTTAGCGAAGAAAGTCATCTTACCCCCATCGTTAAGCAAAACTCAAGGTTAA